Below is a window of Phormidium ambiguum IAM M-71 DNA.
TTGTTCAAAATTAATCAGCTGACTAGGTAAGAGAGGGTATGACGATCGATCGCAATACCTACATCTATCTTATGGTGGGTGGTTGTTAAAGGAAATTAGCCAATAAATCGCCTTTATGGAGTCAAGCTGAGGTGAGACAAAATCCTTAAACCAATCCGCTGTTATTTAATAAGTAAAACTTTTCTTCCTGTCAAATCCCTGAGTCCTGTCTCTTTTCCAGAAAATTGCTCAAAATGTTCGATATTGTAAAGTAAAGATGAAGCTGACTACTAAAGGACATTACAGTGTAAAGGCGCTATTAGATTTAAGTCAAAAGCCAGGATACGGCCCGACTTCTGTGAAAGCGATCGCGCAACGTCAAGAGATCCCAGCGCCATATTTAGAAAAATTACTTATAGAAATGCGACGGGCAGGGATAGTAGAATCAGTTCGCGGATCGCAAGGAGGATATAAATTAGCTAATGCTCCCAATAAAATTTCTTTAGGGCAAATTTTAGAAGCAGTTGGGGAAACAATTGAACCTTTACCCCGCCATACTCCTGATGCCAAAATAGCGGAAGATTGGGTAACGTTTACTATCTGGCGACGACTGCATCAAAAATTAAAAGAAGCACTATACAGTATT
It encodes the following:
- a CDS encoding Rrf2 family transcriptional regulator, which encodes MKLTTKGHYSVKALLDLSQKPGYGPTSVKAIAQRQEIPAPYLEKLLIEMRRAGIVESVRGSQGGYKLANAPNKISLGQILEAVGETIEPLPRHTPDAKIAEDWVTFTIWRRLHQKLKEALYSITLEDLYYDARSWQAALGEETSFVV